One segment of Salvia splendens isolate huo1 chromosome 20, SspV2, whole genome shotgun sequence DNA contains the following:
- the LOC121780627 gene encoding uncharacterized protein LOC121780627, producing the protein MAAALLVGPPEIYHHSSKSTTTGDAFIDLMVAHFNTTLPPLGLTENLSPTFLSTRNPCLDFFFHIVPDTPPQSLTHLLKLAWDQDPLKALKLVCNLRGVRGTGKSDKEGFYTAALWLHHNHPKTLASNTASFAHFGYYKDLLEILFRLLEGPEARQLAKQIGDLWKSSQSKNPNGKRRRGIGYTAEFNRLNKSTPEEKRIERAKRVVERFNHDANFKFLHDCVSDLFAQQLRSDMEMLKLGKLNRISLAAKWCPSLDSSFDRITLLCETVAKKVFPRAEFAEYEGVEEAHYAYRVRDRLRKEVLVPLRKALELPEVYIGANQWGTLPYNRVASVAMKTYKPLFFKHDEQRFNEYLDKVKSGKATIAAGALLPHQIIESLNDEHGGEVAELQWRRMVDDMGRIGKLSNCLAVCDVSGSMSGIPMEVSVALGVLVSELSEEPWKGKVITFSENPKLQKVEGESLKSKTEFVRRMEWGMNTDFQKVFDVILKVAVKGKLKTEEMIKRLFVFSDMEFDQASSNPWETDYEAIVRKYKEKGYGECVPEIVFWNLRDSRATPVPANQKGVALVSGFSKNLMKIFLEKGGVMDPEAVMEAAISGKEYDKLVVLD; encoded by the coding sequence ATGGCCGCCGCTCTTCTCGTCGGACCACCTGAAATCTATCACCACTCTTCCAAATCCACCACCACTGGCGATGCATTCATTGATCTCATGGTTGCACATTTTAACACAACACTCCCGCCGTTAGGCCTCACGGAAAACCTCTCTCCCACGTTTCTCTCCACCCGAAACCCCTGCTTGGATTTCTTCTTCCACATCGTCCCCGACACGCCTCCCCAATCACTCACCCATCTCCTCAAGCTCGCCTGGGATCAGGATCCGCTCAAGGCTCTCAAGCTCGTCTGCAACCTCCGCGGAGTCAGAGGCACCGGCAAATCCGATAAAGAGGGTTTCTACACCGCCGCCCTCTGGCTGCACCACAACCACCCCAAAACCCTCGCTTCCAACACTGCTTCCTTCGCTCATTTCGGATATTACAAGGATTTGCTCGAGATCCTCTTCCGCCTCCTCGAAGGGCCTGAGGCACGCCAATTGGCCAAACAGATTGGAGACCTCTGGAAATCATCTCAATCAAAGAATCCGAATGGAAAGAGGAGAAGAGGCATCGGCTACACGGCTGAGTTCAACAGATTGAACAAATCCACGCCTGAAGAGAAGAGGATCGAGAGAGCGAAGAGGGTGGTGGAGAGATTCAATCACGACGCCAATTTCAAGTTCCTGCACGACTGCGTTTCCGATCTCTTCGCGCAGCAGTTGAGATCGGATATGGAGATGTTGAAATTGGGGAAATTGAACAGAATCAGCCTCGCCGCGAAATGGTGCCCCTCTCTGGACTCTTCATTCGACAGAATAACTCTGCTGTGTGAGACCGTAGCGAAGAAGGTGTTTCCGAGGGCGGAATTCGCAGAGTACGAAGGCGTGGAGGAGGCGCATTACGCGTATCGGGTGAGGGATCGTCTGAGGAAGGAGGTGCTGGTTCCACTGCGCAAGGCGTTGGAGCTGCCGGAGGTTTACATCGGCGCCAACCAATGGGGGACTCTGCCCTACAACAGAGTCGCCTCTGTGGCCATGAAAACATACAAGCCTCTCTTCTTCAAGCACGATGAACAGAGGTTCAATGAGTATCTCGATAAAGTGAAGTCCGGCAAAGCCACGATCGCCGCCGGCGCATTGCTCCCTCACCAGATAATCGAGTCCCTGAACGATGAGCACGGCGGAGAAGTGGCAGAGCTGCAGTGGAGGAGAATGGTGGATGACATGGGTAGAATTGGGAAATTGAGCAATTGCCTTGCGGTGTGTGACGTCTCCGGGAGCATGTCCGGGATTCCGATGGAGGTGTCGGTGGCGCTAGGGGTGCTGGTGTCGGAGCTGAGCGAGGAACCGTGGAAGGGGAAGGTGATCACATTCAGCGAAAATCCGAAGCTTCAGAAAGTGGAAGGGGAGAGCTTGAAATCGAAGACGGAGTTTGTGAGAAGAATGGAATGGGGAATGAACACTGATTTTCAGAAGGTGTTTGATGTGATACTTAAAGTGGCGGTGAAAGGGAAGCTGAAGACGGAGGAGATGATAAAGAGGCTGTTTGTGTTCAGTGATATGGAATTCGATCAGGCTTCATCCAATCCATGGGAGACGGATTATGAGGCGATTGTGAGGAAGTATAAAGAGAAGGGATATGGAGAGTGTGTGCCGGAGATTGTGTTTTGGAATCTGCGGGATTCGAGAGCGACGCCGGTGCCGGCCAACCAGAAAGGGGTGGCGCTTGTGAGCGGATTCTCCAAGAATCTCATGAAAATATTTCTGGAAAAAGGTGGAGTGATGGATCCAGAGGCGGTGATGGAAGCTGCCATTTCTGGGAAAGAATATGACAAGCTGGTTGTGCTGGATTGA